The Anopheles merus strain MAF chromosome 2L, AmerM5.1, whole genome shotgun sequence genome has a segment encoding these proteins:
- the LOC121593840 gene encoding uncharacterized protein LOC121593840 — MHFGIADASVWLVLIAVRLQLCTCSKYTCAIGSDGFCIFQGVHIESSEQAANVQLEPPAGAAADVTRVKFRDSSMVALPSSLYGAFRQLQELRVWWMHLHSIHIDPRLLSLDAEKNRISSITTEPGTVPLLRKLELNQNRLRNIDNISVFENLEVLELAHNDLRTLDLCVFQRMPKLRLLDLSSNNLALVRSSIGAEKLASLTVLYLNDNRLTYLDLSILRSFPALEKVHLANNALVYVDHDSLPTMLPRLRVFHLQTNDWHCEGLAELIGQLRKTGVQDFKTFSAFSCKERMVEGICCTENKPFALVRKSNQYLASYTSELNGHTRHLMRELQHTRHEVARLIANDNYTQVSLQNIGDEVEELRNQLTDALSSPDPVTGRPVKPPSAAAGSRSAPSGSINPERLVAEVAKLRRDFQKMAGENQTLRQQVRQYEKLRQELEALRTDTNETKLAFQLMKEENALLRQDLNQLEQKLQQLFSRGTAV; from the exons ATGCACTTCGGAATAGCGGATGCATC TGTGTGGCTAGTGTTGATCGCGGTGCGACTACAGCTCTGCACCTGCTCCAAGTACACCTGTGCGATCGGTTCGGACGGGTTCTGCATCTTCCAGGGCGTACACATCGAAAGCTCGGAGCAGGCGGCAAATGTGCAGCTCGAACCACCGGCCGGCGCCGCCGCCGATGTGACGCGGGTCAAGTTCCGCGACTCCAGCATGGTCGCGCTACCGTCCAGCCTGTACGGGGCCTTTCGCCAGCTGCAGGAGCTGCGCGTCTGGTGGATGCATCTGCACAGTATTCATATCGATCCGCGCCTGCTGTCGCTCGATGCGGAGAAGAAtcgcatcagcagcatcacgACCGAGCCCGGCACGGTGCCGCTGCTCCGCAAGCTCGAGCTCAACCAGAACCGGCTGCGCAACATCGACAACATCTCGGTGTTTGAGAACCTGGAGGTGCTCGAGCTAGCGCACAACGATCTCCGCACGCTCGATCTTTGTGTGTTCCAGCGCATGCCCAAGCTGCGGCTGCTCGATCTTTCCAGCAACAATCTGGCGCTGGTGCGCAGCTCGATCGGTGCCGAGAAGCTTGCCTCACTGACAGTATTATATCTGAACGATAACCGGCTGACCTACCTGGACCTAAGCATTCTACGATCGTTCCCTGCCCTCGAGAAGGTACATCTCGCGAACAACGCGCTCGTGTACGTCGATCACGACTCGCTGCCCACCATGCTGCCCCGGTTGCGTGTGTTCCATCTGCAAACGAACGATTGGCACTGCGAAGGGCTGGCCGAGCTGATCGGACAGCTGCGCAAAACGGGCGTCCAAGACTTCAAAACGTTCAGTGCATTCAGCTGCAAGGAGCGCATGGTGGAAGGTATCTGCTGCACCGAGAACAAACCATTCGCCCTGGTACGCAAATCGAACCAATACCTTGCCAGTTACACCTCCGAGCTGAACGGACACACGCGCCACCTGATGCGGGAGCTGCAGCATACCCGGCATGAGGTCGCACGGTTAATTGCGAACGACAACTACACTCAGGTGTCGCTGCAAAACATTGGCGACGAGGTGGAGGAACTTCGCAACCAGCTAACGGATGCACTGTCCTCGCCCGATCCCGTCACGGGCCGTCCGGTAAAACCACCAAGCGCAGCAGCCGGCAGTCGATCCGCCCCCAGCGGCTCAATCAATCCCGAGCGGCTGGTGGCGGAGGTGGCCAAACTAAGGCGCGACTTCCAGAAGATGGCCGGCGAAAACCAAACGCTCCGCCAGCAGGTGCGCCAGTACGAGAAGCTACGGCAGGAGCTGGAAGCGCTGCGCACCGACACGAACGAGACGAAGCTCGCCTTTCAGCTAATGAAGGAGGAGAACGCACTGCTCCGGCAGGATCTGAACCAGCTCGAGCAGAAACTGCAGCAGCTGTTTAGCCGTGGAACGGCCGTCTGA
- the LOC121592520 gene encoding scoloptoxin SSD976-like: MHQSTFALTLCLLSITVFSTDGYAPNYYCSPSLCPHGGPNVGCNPPPLSGGHFCYGKLPSVVPMTPAVQAHILHLHNYYRSRVASGYQFPLGPAARMYTMVWDDELAAQAGNNARSCVFAHDRCRNTPQFLTSGQNIALLKYYEPGAYTVTDLITRFIGGWWKENKKVKPAYIQAFPRSQVKNIGHFTMLVNDRTWKVGCAMQNWSEGAATKVYFVCNYSYNNIVTQEVYTVGRAGSQCQAGLNPIYPGLCRT, from the exons ATGCATCAGTCCACCTTTG CACTCACACTTTGCCTACTCTCCATCACGGTCTTCTCGACCGATGGTTACGCACCCAACTACTACTGCTCCCCGAGCCTCTGTCCGCACGGTGGGCCCAACGTAGGCTGCAACCCACCGCCCCTATCCGGGGGTCACTTTTGCTACGGCAAGCTGCCGAGCGTGGTGCCGATGACCCCGGCTGTCCAGGCGCACATCCTGCACCTGCACAACTACTACCGGTCGCGGGTAGCATCCGGCTACCAGTTCCCGCTCGGACCGGCCGCCCGCATGTACACGATGGTGTGGGACGACGAGCTGGCCGCACAGGCCGGGAACAATGCACGCTCCTGCGTCTTCGCCCACGATCGGTGTCGCAATACGCCCCAGTTTCTCACCTCCGGCCAGAACATCGCGCTGCTCAAGTACTACGAGCCGGGAGCGTACACGGTGACCGATCTGATAACGCGTTTCatcggcggctggtggaaggaGAACAAGAAGGTGAAGCCTGCCTACATTCAGGCGTTTCCACGATCACAAGT TAAAAACATTGGCCACTTTACGATGCTGGTGAACGATCGCACGTGGAAGGTGGGATGTGCGATGCAAAACTGGAGCGAAGGAGCCGCCACGAAGGTGTACTTTGTGTGCAACTACTCGTACAACAACATCGTCACGCAGGAGGTGTACACGGTGGGTCGGGCGGGTTCGCAATGTCAGGCGGGTCTGAATCCAATCTATCCCGGTCTGTGCAGGACGTGA
- the LOC121593887 gene encoding phospholipid scramblase 1-like isoform X2 has translation MPIPQGIPNCPPGLEYLTAVDQLLVHQQVELLEAFTGFETANKYTVKNTLGQKVYWAVEDTTCCTRMCCGPDRPFDIKIMDNFQNEVLHLRRDLRCKSCCFPCCLQKLEVSAPPGNVIGTVVQKWSLCRPVFDIRDRNNETVLTIRGPVCQCPCSDIKFAVFTKDGTEVGKVTKQWTGFVQEHFTDADNFGINFPMDLDVRVKATMLGALFLIDYMYFESSDNKKVRR, from the exons ATGCCTATACCACAGGGCATTCCCAACTGTCCGCCTGGCTTGGAATACCTGACAGCAGTTGATCAGCTGCTGGTGCACCAGCAGGTCGAGCTGCTGGAAGCCTTCACCGGGTTCGAGACGGCCAACAAGTACACGGTGAAGAACACGCTCGGGCAGAAGGTGTACTGGGCGGTGGAGGACACGACCTGCTGCACGCGCATGTGCTGCGGCCCGGACCGCCCGTTCGACATCAAGATCATGGACAACTTCCAGAACGAAGTGCTGCATCTGCGCCGCGATCTGCGCTGCAAGTCCTGCTGCTTTCCGTGCTGTCTGCAGAAGCTGGAGGTGTCGGCCCCGCCCGGCAACGTGATCGGCACGGTAGTGCAGAAGTGGAGCCTCTGCCGGCCCGTCTTTGACATACGCGACCGCAACAACGAAACGGTGCTAACGATCCGTGGCCCGGTGTGCCAGTGTCCGTGTAGCGATATCAAGTTTGCC GTGTTCACCAAGGATGGTACCGAGGTCGGTAAGGTGACGAAGCAGTGGACCGGCTTCGTGCAGGAGCACTTTACCGATGCGGACAACTTCGGCATCAACTTCCCGATGGATCTGGACGTGAGGGTGAAGGCCACCATGCTCGGGGCACTGTTTTTGATT GACTACATGTACTTTGAGAGCAGCGACAACAAGAAAGTACGCCGCTAA
- the LOC121593887 gene encoding phospholipid scramblase 2-like isoform X1 — protein MADTPEKVPLEEKQQQPPANPLYPTLGQEAANPMLPQTNPQGYPMAPMATGPPAPPGYMPVPQMAGMPIMTQPGVMQMQPVLGQQQVTGWMPIPQGIPNCPPGLEYLTAVDQLLVHQQVELLEAFTGFETANKYTVKNTLGQKVYWAVEDTTCCTRMCCGPDRPFDIKIMDNFQNEVLHLRRDLRCKSCCFPCCLQKLEVSAPPGNVIGTVVQKWSLCRPVFDIRDRNNETVLTIRGPVCQCPCSDIKFAVFTKDGTEVGKVTKQWTGFVQEHFTDADNFGINFPMDLDVRVKATMLGALFLIDYMYFESSDNKKVRR, from the exons ATGGCTGACACACCGGAAAAGGTTCCCCTGgaggagaagcagcagcaaccgccgGCCAACCCCTTATACCCTACACTCGGCCAAGAAGCGGCCAATCCAATGCTACCGCAGACAAACCCACAAGGGTATCCAATGGCACCAATG GCTACTGGACCACCGGCCCCGCCCGGTTACATGCCGGTGCCGCAGATGGCCGGCATGCCGATCATGACGCAGCCAGGCGTCATGCAGATGCAGCCCGTGCTTGGTCAGCAGCAAGTCA CTGGATGGATGCCTATACCACAGGGCATTCCCAACTGTCCGCCTGGCTTGGAATACCTGACAGCAGTTGATCAGCTGCTGGTGCACCAGCAGGTCGAGCTGCTGGAAGCCTTCACCGGGTTCGAGACGGCCAACAAGTACACGGTGAAGAACACGCTCGGGCAGAAGGTGTACTGGGCGGTGGAGGACACGACCTGCTGCACGCGCATGTGCTGCGGCCCGGACCGCCCGTTCGACATCAAGATCATGGACAACTTCCAGAACGAAGTGCTGCATCTGCGCCGCGATCTGCGCTGCAAGTCCTGCTGCTTTCCGTGCTGTCTGCAGAAGCTGGAGGTGTCGGCCCCGCCCGGCAACGTGATCGGCACGGTAGTGCAGAAGTGGAGCCTCTGCCGGCCCGTCTTTGACATACGCGACCGCAACAACGAAACGGTGCTAACGATCCGTGGCCCGGTGTGCCAGTGTCCGTGTAGCGATATCAAGTTTGCC GTGTTCACCAAGGATGGTACCGAGGTCGGTAAGGTGACGAAGCAGTGGACCGGCTTCGTGCAGGAGCACTTTACCGATGCGGACAACTTCGGCATCAACTTCCCGATGGATCTGGACGTGAGGGTGAAGGCCACCATGCTCGGGGCACTGTTTTTGATT GACTACATGTACTTTGAGAGCAGCGACAACAAGAAAGTACGCCGCTAA
- the LOC121593888 gene encoding farnesol dehydrogenase-like: MDRWIGKVAIVTGASSGIGATAVKALATAGMVVIGLARRAERVLELKKSVPPEVAHRIHSHRCDVTSEQSIVDAFALIDHQFGGVDVLINNAGVSKLTCTLLTAGNGADLRTVLDTNVMGLVLCSREAFQSMKRRSIDGHIVNINSILGHKYIGFPNLNIYGASKYAVTAITETLRNDLRNEGTRVKVTSISPGIVRTEMVPEGEQFQDTPMLEADDVVGAILYALGTPPHVQVHEVIIKPVGEMN, translated from the exons ATGGACCGCTGGATCGGAAAGGTGGCGATCGTAACCGGTGCAAGCTCGGGCATTGGTGCAACCGCTGTGAAAGCCCTTGCCACCGCCGGCATGGTTGTGATCGGACTGGCCCGCCGTGCCGAGCGTGTTCTGGAGCTAAAGAAAAGTGTCCCACCGGAAGTGGCGCACCGAATACACTCCCACCGCTGTGATGTGACCAGTGAGCAATCGATAGTGGACGCTTTTGCGCTGATCGACCATCAGTTTGGCGGTGTGGACGTGCTGATCAACAATGCCGGTGTGTCGAAACTGACCTGCACCCTGCTGACGGCGGGCAATGGGGCAGACTTACGCACGGTACTGGACACGAACGTGATGGGTCTGGTGCTGTGCAGTCGCGAGGCATTCCAATCGATGAAGCGCCGCTCGATCGATGGCCATATCGTGAACATTAACAGCATCCTCGGCCACAAGTACATCGGCTTTCCGAACCTAAACATCTACGGTGCATCCAAGTATGCCGTTACCGCGATAACGGAAACGTTGCGCAATGACCTGCGCAACGAAGGTACGCGGGTGAAGGTTACG AGCATCAGCCCGGGCATCGTGCGGACGGAGATGGTCCCGGAGGGTGAACAGTTTCAAGATACGCCCATGCTGGAGGCGGACGATGTTGTCGGTGCGATTCTGTATGCGCTCGGGACACCTCCTCATGTGCAGGTGCACGAGGTTATCATCAAGCCGGTGGGCgaaatgaattga
- the LOC121593891 gene encoding farnesol dehydrogenase-like: MDRWVGKVAVVTGASSGIGAATAKALVRAGMIVVGLARRVERIEALRNELPTNVPGQLHAIRCDVMREEDILAAYAQIERQFGGVDVQINSAGIAHHTVRILQPNNTRPLRDIVHTDLLGLTLCSREAYLSMQKRSVDGHIVHLNSITGHSIPPLNTLNIYPAVKHGVTALTETMRQELRFAGSKVKVTSISPGLTRTPINPNSDTYTGPILEPEDIADAILYALGTPPRVQIHELTIKPVGEVE, encoded by the exons ATGGACCGGTGGGTAGGTAAGGTAGCCGTTGTGACCGGTGCCAGCTCCGGTATTGGTGCCGCCACTGCCAAAGCCCTCGTACGTGCCGGCATGATTGTGGTCGGTCTAGCCCGGCGTGTCGAACGTATCGAAGCGCTGCGAAACGAGCTGCCAACCAACGTTCCCGGCCAGCTGCATGCCATCCGGTGTGACGTCATGCGGGAGGAAGACATCCTTGCGGCGTACGCTCAAATCGAGCGCCAGTTCGGTGGCGTTGATGTGCAGATCAATAGTGCGGGGATTGCGCACCATACGGTGCGCATACTGCAGCCGAACAACACGCGACCATTGCGCGATATCGTGCATACGGATCTGCTCGGGCTGACCCTGTGCAGTCGGGAAGCGTATCTATCGATGCAGAAGCGCTCGGTCGACGGTCATATTGTGCATCTGAACAGCATTACCGGCCACTCGATACCTCCGCTCAACACGCTCAACATCTATCCGGCCGTGAAGCACGGTGTGACGGCCCTGACGGAAACGATGCGCCAGGAGTTGCGTTTTGCGGGCAGCAAAGTTAAGGTTACG AGCATTAGTCCAGGGTTGACCAGGACACCCATTAATCCCAACAGTGACACCTACACGGGACCGATCCTCGAGCCGGAAGACATTGCCGATGCAATACTGTACGCACTCGGAACGCCACCACGGGTACAGATCCACGAGTTGACGATCAAACCAGTGGGTGAAGTAGAATGA